A stretch of Planctomicrobium piriforme DNA encodes these proteins:
- a CDS encoding type B 50S ribosomal protein L31, translated as MKDGIHPKYQSVVFHDIGADYSFMTRSTMTSKEKITWTDGKEYPLITVDISSASHPFFTGKMKYVDAAGRVEKFQKKYNWAKKEG; from the coding sequence ATGAAAGACGGCATTCATCCCAAGTATCAGTCGGTGGTGTTCCACGACATCGGGGCAGACTACAGCTTCATGACCCGATCGACGATGACGTCCAAGGAAAAGATCACCTGGACGGACGGTAAGGAATATCCGTTGATCACGGTCGACATCAGCTCGGCATCGCACCCGTTCTTCACCGGTAAGATGAAGTATGTGGACGCTGCCGGCCGCGTCGAAAAGTTCCAGAAGAAATACAACTGGGCCAAGAAGGAAGGCTAG
- the prmC gene encoding peptide chain release factor N(5)-glutamine methyltransferase has translation MTTEEPWTVRRILDWTIGFLKERGSETPRLDAEVLLAHARKCKRIQLYTQFDQPLTDEQRTVMRELVKRRANAEPVAYLVGHREFFSLDFLVKPGVFIPRPDTEILVVAAIEILKDLPGADVLDLCSGSGCVPIAIAKNQLNAKVMTVELDPNVAAVTQANIDRHQLQDRVTLLQGDLFQPVPGGSQFDVITSNPPYVQQGEIAGLAADIRNHEPHLALDGGADGLDVIRRIVEQSPAKLKSGGWLMFELSPEQAPAALKLVQSQGFVETGVKNDLSGQARVIVGRKAK, from the coding sequence ATGACAACCGAAGAACCATGGACAGTCCGACGGATTCTGGACTGGACGATCGGCTTTCTGAAAGAGCGGGGGAGTGAAACTCCGCGTCTCGATGCCGAGGTGCTGCTGGCTCACGCCCGAAAATGCAAAAGGATTCAGCTCTACACGCAGTTCGACCAGCCGCTGACCGATGAACAGCGCACAGTCATGCGAGAGCTGGTGAAACGTCGGGCAAACGCCGAACCGGTGGCCTACCTGGTAGGGCACCGCGAGTTCTTCAGTCTCGATTTCCTGGTCAAGCCGGGCGTATTTATTCCCCGTCCGGACACTGAGATTCTGGTGGTCGCCGCGATTGAGATCCTCAAAGATTTACCTGGCGCAGACGTGCTGGATCTGTGCTCCGGTTCTGGCTGCGTCCCGATCGCGATTGCCAAAAATCAGCTCAACGCCAAAGTGATGACCGTCGAGCTCGATCCCAATGTCGCCGCCGTCACACAGGCGAACATCGACCGCCATCAACTGCAAGACCGCGTCACGTTGCTGCAGGGCGACCTGTTTCAACCGGTGCCAGGCGGCAGCCAGTTTGACGTCATCACCAGCAACCCGCCGTATGTGCAACAAGGGGAAATTGCGGGCTTGGCGGCTGACATTCGCAATCACGAACCGCACCTGGCGCTCGACGGCGGAGCAGATGGTCTGGACGTGATCCGTCGGATCGTGGAACAATCGCCTGCGAAGTTGAAATCAGGAGGCTGGCTGATGTTTGAACTGAGCCCCGAACAGGCCCCGGCCGCCTTGAAACTGGTGCAGTCGCAGGGGTTTGTCG
- a CDS encoding bifunctional nuclease family protein: protein MLVRMELARIIISEINDQQVVFLREVEGDRSFPILIGIFEATSIDRRVQGHVPPRPLTHDLLKSVIHELGGEVQDVVITNLVEHTYYAVIRIRQNGELVEIDSRPSDAIALAAHFDPHLPIYVDEEVIDAAT from the coding sequence GTGCTCGTCCGTATGGAACTTGCCAGGATCATCATCAGCGAGATCAACGACCAGCAAGTGGTCTTCCTGAGGGAAGTGGAAGGCGACCGTTCGTTTCCCATCTTGATCGGAATTTTTGAAGCGACGAGCATCGACCGCCGCGTGCAAGGCCACGTCCCGCCCCGGCCGCTGACGCACGATCTGCTCAAGAGCGTGATTCACGAACTCGGTGGCGAAGTGCAGGACGTGGTGATCACCAACCTGGTCGAACACACCTATTACGCGGTGATCCGCATCCGTCAAAACGGCGAACTGGTCGAAATCGACAGCCGCCCCAGCGACGCGATCGCTTTGGCGGCCCACTTCGACCCGCACCTGCCGATCTATGTGGACGAAGAAGTCATCGACGCGGCGACGTGA
- a CDS encoding NHL repeat-containing protein, with protein MSLSASRRTFLKLAGTSMFAAGVAPALLGAEDKSGTKPVVVGSGDLKFECHHNWGQVPSDIKWKNTHGVAVDKDGLVYVTHQGTQDAPCDTVVVFEPSGKFVRSFGKEYAGGGHGIDIRDEGGTEYLYLSITAPHRVVVKCDKQGNVVWKQTAPAEANVYDDKHAFSPTNVCFGPAGEVFVGDGYGSNFLHQYTADGKWVRTWGGPGNQAGQLRTPHGQWLDTRSPDGPRIVVADRANARLQYFSLEGQPIEILQGVKQEQKESNGKKSELATPAGQQVPVTSIYGISFPAAIDSQGEYLLVPDLHARVMIFNGKNELAANLGFDEAWTAKVLEGKPFKMRTMPETWENGKFVHPHDACFDAAGNIYVAEWVDQGRLTFLKKV; from the coding sequence ATGTCGCTTTCAGCGAGCCGCCGCACCTTTCTCAAACTCGCCGGAACCTCAATGTTTGCAGCAGGTGTTGCTCCCGCGCTGCTGGGAGCCGAAGACAAGTCGGGCACGAAACCGGTCGTCGTCGGGTCAGGCGACCTGAAGTTTGAGTGTCATCACAACTGGGGTCAGGTTCCCAGCGATATCAAGTGGAAGAACACCCACGGCGTCGCCGTCGACAAGGACGGCCTCGTCTATGTGACCCATCAGGGGACGCAAGACGCCCCTTGCGATACGGTGGTGGTCTTCGAACCGAGCGGGAAGTTCGTGCGGTCGTTCGGCAAGGAATACGCCGGCGGCGGGCACGGGATCGATATTCGTGACGAGGGGGGGACCGAATACCTGTATCTCTCAATCACCGCGCCGCATCGCGTGGTGGTGAAGTGCGACAAGCAAGGGAACGTCGTCTGGAAGCAGACCGCACCCGCCGAAGCGAACGTCTACGACGACAAGCATGCCTTCAGTCCGACCAACGTGTGCTTTGGTCCGGCTGGCGAGGTGTTTGTCGGCGACGGCTACGGCTCCAACTTCCTGCATCAGTACACCGCCGACGGCAAATGGGTCCGCACCTGGGGCGGACCCGGCAATCAGGCCGGTCAGCTTCGCACGCCGCACGGACAATGGCTCGACACCCGATCTCCCGACGGACCGCGAATCGTCGTGGCTGACCGCGCCAATGCCCGGCTGCAATACTTCTCACTCGAGGGCCAGCCGATCGAGATCCTGCAAGGGGTCAAGCAGGAACAGAAGGAATCCAACGGTAAGAAGAGTGAACTGGCGACGCCCGCCGGTCAACAGGTGCCGGTCACTTCGATCTACGGCATCAGCTTCCCCGCCGCGATTGATTCGCAAGGCGAATATCTGCTGGTCCCGGACCTGCATGCCCGCGTGATGATCTTCAATGGCAAGAACGAACTCGCGGCGAATCTGGGCTTTGATGAAGCCTGGACCGCCAAAGTGCTGGAAGGCAAGCCGTTCAAGATGCGGACGATGCCTGAGACCTGGGAGAACGGCAAGTTCGTGCATCCGCACGACGCCTGCTTCGACGCCGCCGGCAACATCTACGTCGCGGAATGGGTCGATCAGGGGCGTTTGACGTTCCTGAAGAAGGTTTGA
- a CDS encoding sulfate ABC transporter substrate-binding protein produces MRSPAERYPRHQCYRRPDSTLALSLAVLALTLLAGCGQRETQGKPAAKAVRILNVSYDPTRELWKDVNQAFIPKYRRETGVELEIQQSHAASGSQARAIIDGLEADVATLSIWSDTDALRKKGLLKEKWEDSFPNRSLPYTSTVVFVVRRGNPKGIKDWPDLVSQDISVITPSPKTSGNGKLSFLAAWGSVIASGGTAEQARDFVTRLYQKVPVLDTGARGATTTFAQKGIGDVHLSLESEAWLEVQESQGALEIVYPPQSILHEPHVAVVDKTVDARGTRVPAEAYLLFLYTPEGQEIIARHHFRPTDEATLQKHRQEFPPLKMFTIQDFAAGWDEAQKAFFADGAVFDQIYSAGTK; encoded by the coding sequence ATGCGCTCCCCTGCCGAACGTTATCCACGCCATCAATGTTACCGTCGACCAGACTCGACGCTAGCACTTAGTCTGGCAGTGCTGGCCCTCACTTTGCTCGCTGGTTGCGGCCAGAGAGAAACACAGGGCAAGCCTGCCGCGAAAGCGGTTCGTATTCTCAATGTCTCTTACGACCCCACGCGTGAACTGTGGAAAGACGTGAATCAGGCGTTCATCCCCAAGTACCGCAGAGAAACGGGTGTGGAACTGGAGATTCAGCAGTCGCATGCGGCCTCCGGCAGTCAGGCTCGTGCGATCATCGATGGACTGGAAGCGGACGTCGCCACCCTTTCCATCTGGTCCGACACCGACGCACTCAGAAAAAAGGGACTGCTCAAGGAAAAGTGGGAAGATTCGTTTCCGAATCGCTCGCTCCCCTACACTTCGACTGTCGTGTTTGTTGTCCGTCGGGGAAATCCAAAGGGCATCAAAGACTGGCCGGACCTCGTTTCACAGGACATCTCGGTGATTACGCCGAGTCCCAAAACCTCAGGAAACGGCAAACTGAGCTTTCTGGCCGCCTGGGGGAGCGTCATCGCCAGCGGAGGCACCGCGGAACAGGCACGGGATTTCGTCACGCGGCTCTATCAGAAAGTTCCGGTCCTCGACACCGGCGCTCGCGGGGCGACCACCACCTTCGCCCAAAAAGGGATCGGCGACGTGCATCTGTCGCTGGAAAGCGAAGCCTGGCTCGAAGTGCAGGAATCGCAAGGCGCACTCGAAATCGTTTATCCGCCTCAAAGCATTCTGCATGAACCCCATGTCGCCGTCGTCGACAAGACGGTCGATGCCCGAGGAACCAGGGTACCTGCCGAAGCGTATCTATTGTTTCTCTACACTCCGGAAGGCCAGGAAATCATTGCCCGGCACCACTTCCGACCGACTGACGAGGCAACTCTGCAGAAGCACCGGCAGGAATTCCCTCCGTTAAAGATGTTCACGATTCAAGACTTTGCCGCCGGCTGGGACGAAGCTCAGAAGGCGTTCTTCGCAGACGGGGCGGTCTTCGATCAGATTTATTCCGCCGGCACAAAGTAG
- the prfA gene encoding peptide chain release factor 1, which translates to MPGRIREVHMFPSLEIKLRRFEELERQLQDPVILSTPSRVVEIQREYGGLRKVAHSVRTFNQLLDDIAVAQEMLDSETDPSACQYAKAELKQLELQRTKLQTELEDIVTAGDSITRGGLIMEIRAGTGGEEAALFAGDLYNMYTRYVESRGWKFELMESYPSEMGGFKEMVFSVTGEGAFHQLQFESGGHRVQRVPETEAQGRVHTSAATVAVLPEASEVELVIRDEDLRIDTMRAGGPGGQKVNKTESAVRITHLPTGVVVKCQDEKSQHKNKAKAMRVLRGRILEAQQRQAAEERASQRRTLIGSGDRSERIRTYNFPQGRCTDHRIGLTLYKLDQIMQGDLEEMIGALVEFDRQERLKGIND; encoded by the coding sequence TTGCCTGGTCGAATACGCGAGGTCCACATGTTTCCCAGCCTGGAAATCAAACTCAGACGCTTTGAAGAGCTCGAACGACAACTTCAGGATCCGGTGATTCTCTCGACGCCGTCCCGAGTCGTCGAAATTCAACGCGAATACGGCGGCCTGCGCAAAGTTGCCCACTCTGTTCGTACGTTCAATCAACTGCTCGACGACATTGCCGTCGCTCAGGAAATGCTGGATTCGGAAACCGACCCCAGCGCCTGCCAGTACGCCAAGGCCGAGCTGAAACAGCTTGAGTTACAGCGAACAAAACTGCAGACCGAGCTGGAAGACATCGTCACCGCCGGCGACTCGATCACCCGCGGCGGACTGATTATGGAAATCCGCGCCGGCACCGGGGGTGAAGAAGCGGCCCTGTTCGCCGGCGATTTGTACAACATGTACACCCGATATGTGGAAAGCCGCGGCTGGAAGTTCGAACTGATGGAGTCGTACCCTTCGGAAATGGGGGGCTTCAAGGAAATGGTCTTCTCCGTGACCGGGGAAGGGGCGTTTCATCAACTGCAGTTTGAAAGCGGCGGGCATCGCGTGCAGCGCGTGCCTGAGACCGAAGCCCAGGGTCGGGTGCATACCAGTGCGGCGACCGTGGCGGTGCTGCCTGAGGCCAGCGAAGTCGAACTCGTCATTCGCGACGAAGACCTGCGGATCGACACCATGCGGGCAGGGGGCCCCGGCGGTCAGAAGGTCAACAAAACAGAAAGCGCCGTCCGCATCACCCACCTTCCGACCGGAGTGGTGGTGAAGTGCCAGGACGAGAAAAGCCAGCACAAGAACAAAGCGAAGGCGATGCGCGTGCTCCGCGGTCGCATTCTGGAAGCCCAGCAGCGGCAGGCTGCCGAAGAACGGGCCAGCCAGCGTCGCACGCTCATCGGCTCAGGCGACCGCAGCGAGCGAATTCGCACTTACAACTTCCCCCAGGGACGCTGTACCGATCACCGCATCGGGTTGACGCTCTACAAGCTCGACCAGATTATGCAGGGGGATCTCGAAGAAATGATCGGCGCTCTGGTGGAGTTCGATCGCCAGGAACGCTTGAAGGGCATTAACGACTAA